CTGCAGTCAGATGAGAGGATGACTAAGTTAAATTGTCATTTGTAGACCCAATAAGCAGCATGAAAAGTACAGACTATTTGAGAGAGATTGGCAAATGTCATGAGCAGACATACAGCAATAAGTGTTTCATATGTAATTGATTTAGTTAGGACTCAGTATAAGATTACTTTAGAGCAGAAATGAACTGGCCATTATGAaattttatagtttttattttaagtccCACTTCACAATGTCATGGTAATCAGTTTCCTGCTGCTGTTTTGCCTCCTGAGGCTCAGGGTcagtttatagttatagttattcCATTTCCTACTATTTTATGAGATCAGAATGGAACCATAAATTAGTTTAGACCTGTCCCAAAACCAGCCTGTGTCCCTTTAAATAGTAAAGCACCAGCACACAAACAGCGGATGTGTGATCACGTTGGAGAAAGCCTGCTGTCGAGTGTTGATTCGCACTGTCTGGCAATTGCCGATGGGGACGCGCGTCAGTTTTATAGCCGAGCCTGGAGAAGAGGCGTTGGCAGGCAAAGAAAGCGTTCTCatcagtgtttattaatcactggCGTGATATGATACTGTAATATCTGTGGTATTTTTATACTCGCCGAGCATGCACAAAGTGGTTTTGGCTACAAGAGGGCTTAATGAGTTACAAGTCAGCTTAAGAAGTgtttctgacataaacagaaTAGCATGAATATATGTTGACTATTAGATGATAAAGGCCCGTTTTTGCATTTTATGTTGATGCGGATTCATAAATGTGTCTCTagaattaatacagaaaaatgACACAGTATCATTATAGTTCCCCATTACATGCGCATGTCGgaaacatatgcacacatacatcacTCAGAACAATGTGGTAAAGGGAATGTGATTGCaagcttttttgtttcctttgtaGGGTCAGTAAATGTATTCAGGCCCATAGGTGGTGATATCATGTAAGCAAGCGTTGTGAACTGCCAGATGTGTTTATTCAAGCAAGTGTCATGATGCAGCTGCAGCTGGCCCCTAGCATGAGCACTCCCAATATGCTGAGTTGTCCAACTGCTGCACACTGTTAATTGGTTTTATCACAGCAGCAGTTATGACCACCGTGTGTGTTTTACAAACACATGATATAGACAGAAAGATGTTTTGTGAAAAAGCAGAAGTGGATTGTTTCAGACAGTCAGAATAATTGCTATCTAAacacagaaagcgctctgtttaTTTTGGGTACGCACATTGATTTGCCAATGTCTGATGCAATACATTTTTGACAAATGAGACAaggctttgaaaaaaaaaaaagtcagtgtaACCAAGGAACTGAAGAATGTGCTCTTTTTGTTGGATTTCACAGACATTACTCTTAATTGGTAAGTCTCATAGTGCATTAATTAGAACCTTGAAGCTGATTCAGAAAAACCAATCAATTACACATCTAGACTTGACTGGCAGCACCCTATAATTGGGTGGCTGCTTTCCTTTTCTCAAGTAGCCTACAGCCAATCCGTACAGACCAAACAGGTGGCAGCAGAGGAAACAAGCTCTTCCAGTCCATAAAACTGGCTAACTAGCTCCTGAAACTTGCCAGCCTGTAATTATCATATCATTTGTGTTGTAAATCACAGTGCCTCTTGTCATGGTATCATCAGACGTACGGCAATTTCATGCTGCAAATCAACacagacaattaaaaaaagacagagagaaagaagactATTTTGCAAGGCCCTGGTGACTCAGGAGATGACATTCTAAGATGATTATGGAAGCtataagatttttttccattataaCAATGATTATTTCCTTGTTTTGTGTGATgtttataacatgtttataactTTTAAGCACCTGTTTTGAAAAAGCCACTGCAGTTTATAAGACTATAATCATGTCTGTGAGGAAGATATTGTCTAATAAACAAAGAGGCAGGTTTTGTGAAGAAGGGTTGCAGAAGCATGTAAAACTGAGCCAGAATGGACTTTCCCTTCCTCAGGTCCAGACACCACCAATTCCTTCACACACATCTCTGGGAAATGCTTTAATATTTCTGTCAGCAGCAGCCTTCATATTAACAGAAATGTGCTCAGGTTTTATGATTATAATTGTCAGTTATAAACAAAATGACCTACTTTTGCTGTCAGATACATTACAGACCAAAAATATGGACGCAGGCAGTGattcaaacattttctttttcaactGCCATTTTGCCAACACACAGCATGAACATGATGATTGTGGTAAAAGTTAAaagtatttcatatttaatcaaAACTAGTTTTACTCTCTGCTAAATAGGGAATAAATACACCATACTGTTATTAGTAAATAATCAGTGGTGGGGTGGACATGTCAAAAATGTTTTACTCCCATTCTAATAcagcagttttatttattaaataatgacatGCAATCATTTTATCCACTGCtatgtacatttaatatatGGAAATAGCCACTAAAGTTAGTGtcacttaaataataaataaaagttaatctAACATGTTACGTTACCAAGCAACTGCAAAGCCTTCCTTCCTGTTGACTTTCACATATCAGTATAAGAGGTAAAGCAGTTCATTTACTTCTAACTTTTACAAATCACTGATATAGGAGACTCCCCACAAACAGATTCACTATAACAAcaattaattatcttttattcatttcctaGGGTCAAGCTTGTAGCCagaactactgtcagagctatttttatagaaaattaatcaacaccttctgaccaaataGGTTTAAGAACTCAATAGCACTGATTTTAAATATAACATACTGTCTATTAttgtagaaataaatgttttaggtTTTGGGAGTTAATATATCttctatatataattttttatatgtatatagataGTAAAATTCATCAACTTCAACAACACATTGTAGCCTCAATCATTAAACAATGCTTCATATTTTCTAATCAGATTCTAATCTAAATGTCATCAGATGACTTGTACTTGATAAATGAATGTGGAAATGCTTCACTCCCTACATTTACTGGCAACAGTTATAGGTTATATAAAAGTCGGCTGGTTGCAGCTTGTCGTTCAATAATTGGTTCAGTTATTTGGGTAATTATAAGAATGAGtctcattaaaacatttatttagcagTAAGTATAGCCTATTTTGAAGTTGTGGAATTAGTTTGAGTATATTAAGCAAAACCAAAAATGAAGcttaatatttaatgtgatAAATAGGCAGTGAGACATCACTATTTATGCCCTTTTACTCTTAGGATGTGTCTCCAGGTCCAGATTTACCTTCTTCACTCTTGTAACTGCATACCTATCCTATAGGTTTTAGtcaatgtattaaatatttcatagcATTTACTAACAAATATGATTAAATGTTGACTTAAAGGGGTTAAATGTGAGTGCAAAATCATTGCAGATTAAAGGATTTCTTGGGGGTGTTTTTTCTTTCGTTCCCTTATTATGTATGTGGATTGCACCTTATGTTTGGTTTCCCAAAacataaattcaaattaaacGCCATCTATTCCCAAAAACTGTAACAATCCTCAACAAAACAAGCATTTACAACAGGCCTTGTCTATCACTGATAGAGCCATTTGTAATAACTAGATTGAATCATCAATTGTTTTGGACCCCCAGTACAAAGCTTTCACACATCTTGTCATGAGACGATGTAGGAACATACGTATGAGAATGTTTATGAAGCCATAAATAAGTAATTCCTTGATACcacacagctaaaaaaaacCCTTGACAATAGCAGTTATTGTTTGCTAATGAATCGCAGAGCACAAATCAACTCTGCAGCAACGAATCAAATTAGTGTGCTTTAGCGGAACTACTTGACTTAATGGAGCTGGCGAAAGAACACAGACTTGTCTCTACACCTCCAAGATTTGATACCATCTGTTCCTTTGTTTACACCTCgctgtttccatggcaacgAAAGGAGGCAGGTAGAAGTGGGAAATAGCTAGACTACATGGCTATACTCCATTACTGAACACTTCTTTATAATGAACTTAGAGAGCACAAGATTTATTCTAAGGCAGCGACTGAAAATAGAAGCACACATTTAGTGGGTGTTGTGGTTGGAACTTGTGATAGCCACAGTCATATGTTTTTTCGTGGAGAGTGTGAAAGTTCACAAAATTCAGTAATAGCTTTATTTCACATCAAACAATAGTCTATTCTGCCTAtttgctttttctctctgttgacATTACTCATATTTAACCTGAATTAATTTGAAGCATGTTGCTTTCAGGTCTGTTCATTGTTCATGCTTTGGATCTAAATGGTGATATATTGCCACCAATTATGAAGAATATGAATAATTCGTTCATACATTGTCTTTCACAGTTTATATGCATATACAACGATAATGAGACTGTCTATTGTGAAGAGGTGGTGAGAAAAATGGCGATCTCACATGTCTTGGTTGCTCCGGGCCAGAAGAATTAACAGGTGTAAATCACAATGCATGACATGGATTAATCTTTCAGCTGGTAGAATTTGAAGCCCAGAGCCTTTAACTCATGAGAGCTGGATCTCATCTGTTTTCCAACCTTGCAAACACACTCAGACGTGGAAAAGATGGATTGGAGGTGAGAATCACACaacagatgaaaataattaGGCCCTACTTGGAGGAAAGATTTAATGAGGACAGCTTTAATGGGCAGGCAAGGAAATCACTACAGTTTCAACATGGCTAAgtcaatataaaaacaaaagaaaaaaatcatttgcatATTGGCACTTATCAATATATACATTCTTCTATATATAAATAGGTTTGTGATTGTTTGGGTTGGATTTGTTCAACTATGCTGTTTCTACACTAACCAAGTagataaatttaattaattaattaaggcAAAcaagtgtttttatatttaatgagcaacaaaaacagaaaaatcaaaaaaatattttttgatgATTACAAAAACCTATACTATAAACAATTTTAACAGTTTACTTATTTACCAGGTATGGAAAAGTGATGAATAATCCTTTAGTTGgatcaatgattttttttttattatctaataatctgcaggaaacaggaaacaaatacaaaacaagaatTTCAAGACAACAGATAGAAATGAACTGGTAGGGCTACAGTGCAATCTCTTGTCCTCATTAAACCAAAATTCGGTCATGAAGTGCTACAAACTGTTTCTGGACCTTTAACGATACATTACAAATGTTCTCTTTTTCATCATGAAAtgatttcatcattttttaattagttaattatatTCTTTCTGTTGATTTTTCCCTTTTAAATTTGAGTCATAAaagtgaaagggaaaaaaactgttttacaTAGTAAGACATTTAACAACAAATTAGGTTTCTTGCTTAAACCCTGATGTCAGTGAAACTTGGCACTCAAAATGCATAGAAAAGTTTGCTCAttctgaacaaataaaatattttgttaagTGTTCAACTGCAAATAACAGGAGACTGAAATCTGTCAGATCTGTGTCAATGCCATATGTTCATTAAAAACCTGCTGCTCATTACTGAGggtaaaagacattttttttaaacattgcatAACACAGAAATCCACAAAATATCTCAATGTACATCTAAGGCTGAGAGTTTGACTTCGGTAGAGAATTAAACTACGTGGTTGAGCAGTTTGACAATTAAacagtacaaaacaaacaaatcatccaTCAGAATGTTGTCTTAATCAGAGCAAACATACATTGAGATGGAAATGTTCAAGTGGACGGTAGCGGAGGAGTGAAAAATAAGACGCTCTTTGATGCTCTGTGATTGGAGTCCCAAACTGTAGAGGTCTGTTTGTATTGCATACGAAAAGTCTTGGATTCAAATCTTTTGGAGCAGTTCAAGCTGAGGCATCCTCGCTGTGTCCGCTCACACATCATTTTCAGCTGACAGCACAGATTTCCTTTCCTTAGTTTTAACAGCCAAGTCGATTCTGACATGGTCTGGAACTCGAATGGTATTAGCGTAGTTCGTTTATTATTTCTTGTCTGCTTTTTCCCACTAACTATGACTGAGCTGCAGAGAGTTATTGTACATGCTTTCATGACATTAGTCCTCGGAAATGACGTCAATATCGTCCGCGCTGCCCTGCTGAGTAGCTACTCTCCAGCGATTCACGTGCTGGTTGCCCTTTCTCTTCTGCTGCAGATCGGGTGATTCCTCTTCCAGTTTCTGCCTCTTGTGTTTGGTTCTCCGGTTCTGAAACCATACCTTTACCTTCaaaagacagatagagattTTATTTCATGCCATCAAATCATCACTATAAAGAGAACATTTCTTATTAACATTATTCTGGGTCATTGGTTATgttaggttatttatttatgtggtgACGGCTTTGAGTTTTTTGGATTAAAGAACCATCTTAAACGATCAGTATACACACAAGTGAGTCCTTTCTTCAGTAGTGACATAATGTGTAATTGTCTGGAGAGTTGTAAAGGATGTACATGCTTTTATATGTTTTACACACCAGCCTAATCTTGTTATATTATTCACTGACAATAACATTCCTTCTGTTGATTCCTAACCTTAGAGATGCCACAACACATGTAAAGAGGTTTTCTGATTGCATGTGTTCATTTGGTCATGTCTGATCCTGCTGACACAGAGATCCTTTACATTTACGTTATGCCAGTCTGTTAAGTAAAACAAATTCCTTTATCTGTGTTTACATAGAAGTTGTAACACATtcaaaggaaataaagaaaagaagttAGTTGCTCctcatttaaaaatgcattacatGTTAAAATAGCCTTAAGCCAATCTGACTCAACTGAAAGTACTGAGTTGCTGCGGCTCAGCAGCAGCACTTGCGTCaacaagcatgtgtgtgtaactctGATTGTGAAATCCAACTGTAAATGCATGCTGACTACATGTCTTGGCATTCTTTAGGCCCAACCCAGAGAAATGAAGGACGACTGACTTCTGTCCTGTGATGACACGATGTAGACCTGAAGAAAGTACGTGGATGAAAATGCATGTGTTTCCACATCCTGTTGGCTTAGTCATATGGAATGTGTACATGTTCTtttcggtgtgtgtttgtgtatttgtgtgtgtgtgtttaggagctgtctgtcttgttttatCTCTCTTACCTGGGTCTCAGTAAGGCAGAGGCCATTGGCCAACTGCTTACGCTCCGCACCCACTACGTAGTGGTTCTTCTCAAAAGCGCGCTCCAGTCGCAGCAGCTGTGAGGGGGAGAAGGCTGTGCGGATGCGCTTGGGCTTACGTGAGAATGGTCCATGCAGCAGCAGGTTTTCTGGGCTGCTGTCCTCACCTGcgcaagagagcaagagaggtgTACAGGATGAGGGATGTTTTACAAAGAGGTAAAGGGACCTCATATAATTTAACGATTTGTTAATAGTCAGATTATATTGTCATCTATTAATCTGATTTCTGTTAGCATGCATggtcatatttttttattttaaaaatataaaagattaaATTATCAGTAAGAATTAAGATGTTTTTACAATATACAATGTAAATTAATtagaatatataatacattttttattctcatataataatatttccagcctttaataaaaatgaaaatgaaaaataatgtgaATTTCAGTACTGCTAATATCGGTAGTTAGCGCTAAGCATATTCACTCAGGTAAAACATGCTCAAATGAGTTCATTTTACTGAAAGGACCGCCATTCAGATGTATTTGTCCATCAAGCACCGTCACCCTGATTTTCATACAAATGCTTGGCTGTAACGTCTCAATGTCACATCCTAAGTAAATATCTTAGCATGAAAAGATACAAAAACAATTGATATGAATTTTGATAGGCAGTTAAGCAAATGTAAAACCCCCACATTttgtctcatttctttcaacATAAGGCTATAGGAAAATGCGGTCATTATCAGTTCCATGGGGTGTGTGACCTTCATCCCACCGCAGGCTACATCTGGCAGCCCAAGTCCATATGCcgtttattaaaaaacacacagaagagGCGAAGCATTTTTCATAAACAAATGGATCTATAACTCAGAGATGGGATGTGTCAGCCTTGAAAAGAATATTCAGCATAATCGCAACCGCCGGCACGCACAAACAAAGTTTGTCCCATCGGAGCGGTTGAAGCTATGGACAGTGCAGGCCACTGAGGTGGGAAATGATGAGCTATTGTTAATAAAAAACTAACCAAAATGTATCAGAGTGCAGGTGTGCATCAACAGTTCATAATCAGCATACACATCTTCTGAATAGATGTTGTAACTTCAACCACATTGTTGGAAATTAGCTAGGTATACAAATAAGGTTAGTGTGTATTTAAATCTCATAATGCCTTCACTTTGTCCACACATGTCCACTTTCAAAGTTACACATGTCCACTTTTTTTTGGAGTAAGTACAACAAATTTAAGATACCCAGACATTTGATCTAAGTTGATATAATTAAAGTAGGCTAATTTAACTATGATTAAACTTTAAGCACTATTTAATTGTGCATATGCACACAAGTAAAATAGAACAAATTCTTCACTTCGGTCATCAGGAAAACTATAAAGATGTACCAATTTGCACTACAAAAGAGCCCTAATGCCATCCACAGTGGAAGTAAAGTGGATTACCATAAAGCTGCTCAGACAAGGATTTTATCAGAATCTGAGGACAATGCATCTGACTTGATTCTTTCAGTCAAGCATTAAGCCATCACAGGGAAACAATTTCATTTCAAAGACCCCCTCAGATTACCTAATGATATATTCTCAGCGACTCTGTACGAGAGGAGCATGAAAATAAAGAGCTGGTTTGGCCCCATACACAGATTTGCTAGTTTGTTTACAGAGTGAAGGAAAAATGAGTCTCATGGAGAATACTCTTAATAACAGAGGTTTGCACAGCTACTAATAAGGTATGTACTCTAAGTTGTTTACTGATGGGTGCGTATTATCTGCCACTGAACTGTCATTGATGGTTGTTTTCAGCAGCGGTGCTGAAAAGCCCTTTGTACATCAGAGCTAAAATGCAAGTAGACTTGCAGAGGGGAAAATGTAAACAGCCCTATGAGATCAGAAAGTGTTGAAAAGTCACCCTGAAACTATAGTCAATGTGCTCTGACAGGCAGTATGGgcagaaataaagacaaaaatgtacAACTATTGCTATTAAAGCCATACCCTAAGCACTGAATTCAGAACTTAGATATAATTTGGCTATGCTTGTTCTGTATATTATTCATACTGGCATCATCTCCATGTGTGGTATCACCTTGCGCTCTCCTTTGAGAGAGCTGGTGGAACATAGTGGCGGGTAGTGATGGAGATTCAGGCCTCCTGAAGAGCCGGCAGCCCCTCCGGGGGTTTGGGCTCAAACAGTCCCTGGCCTATCCATGGCAAGGATGCCCCCGCCATGAGGAAAAGGGAACCAGATGGCACCCAGATCAGTTTTACTAGCATTCCCTTGGCACAAACAAGCTTGGTCTTGTCAGTACTGCTCTCATTA
The Tachysurus vachellii isolate PV-2020 chromosome 13, HZAU_Pvac_v1, whole genome shotgun sequence genome window above contains:
- the LOC132855947 gene encoding homeobox protein EMX1-like translates to MFQHKKCFTIESLVGKDSNSASAGDEPIRPTALRYTESVHPAPFGSCFQNSARSLYGNVNADMMFPDPSSHSANSALALRHLPIPTQPFFSPHQRDSLHFYPWVLRNRYLGHRFQGEDSSPENLLLHGPFSRKPKRIRTAFSPSQLLRLERAFEKNHYVVGAERKQLANGLCLTETQVKVWFQNRRTKHKRQKLEEESPDLQQKRKGNQHVNRWRVATQQGSADDIDVISED